One segment of Amycolatopsis alba DSM 44262 DNA contains the following:
- a CDS encoding TIGR03854 family LLM class F420-dependent oxidoreductase: MAEELKIRVGAGLGTGTAPEAFGAAVDLLEQAGVDSLWLPEAVYSPRIDPVVGLTHALARTSKLKVGTGVLVLPGRDPVLVAKQLASLAALAPKRVLPVFGLKPARDAELPLFPVPQGRRAAVFDESLLLIKALLEQEEVTFDGEFFRVEGVSLGMRPVNRLDVWLGGKAPGALRRIGRLADGWLASFLTPEEARAGPEAIQKAAAEADREIEADHFGISLVVAEDGIPDALAASIAARSDADPSRLIAGSWKAARDLIAEHIDAGLSKFVLYPAGPEPIERFVENFVEHAVPLQN, from the coding sequence GTGGCGGAGGAACTGAAGATCAGGGTCGGCGCGGGGCTGGGGACCGGGACCGCGCCCGAGGCGTTCGGCGCCGCTGTCGACCTGCTGGAGCAGGCGGGCGTCGATTCGCTCTGGCTGCCCGAGGCGGTGTACTCGCCCAGGATCGACCCGGTCGTCGGGCTGACGCACGCGCTCGCCCGCACCTCGAAGCTGAAGGTCGGCACCGGCGTGCTGGTGCTGCCCGGCCGTGACCCGGTGCTCGTCGCCAAACAGCTCGCCTCACTCGCCGCGCTCGCGCCGAAAAGGGTCCTCCCGGTCTTCGGCCTGAAGCCCGCCCGAGACGCGGAACTGCCGCTTTTCCCGGTGCCGCAAGGCCGCCGCGCCGCGGTGTTCGACGAGTCGTTGCTCCTGATCAAGGCGCTGCTGGAACAGGAAGAGGTGACCTTCGACGGTGAGTTCTTCCGCGTCGAGGGCGTGAGCCTCGGCATGCGCCCGGTCAACCGGCTCGACGTCTGGCTCGGTGGGAAGGCACCCGGCGCGTTGCGGCGGATCGGCAGGCTCGCGGACGGCTGGCTGGCCAGTTTCCTCACCCCGGAGGAGGCGCGTGCCGGCCCTGAGGCGATCCAGAAGGCCGCCGCCGAGGCGGACCGGGAGATCGAGGCCGACCACTTCGGGATCAGCCTCGTCGTCGCCGAGGACGGGATCCCGGACGCGCTCGCGGCCTCGATCGCGGCACGGTCCGACGCGGACCCGTCCCGCCTGATCGCGGGCAGCTGGAAGGCCGCCCGCGACCTGATCGCCGAGCACATCGACGCCGGGCTGAGCAAGTTCGTGCTGTACCCGGCGGGTCCGGAACCGATCGAGCGGTTCGTCGAGAACTTCGTCGAACACGCCGTCCCGCTGCAGAACTAG
- a CDS encoding thioesterase II family protein: protein MAGQDLLSWTRCFHPAPAAEMRLVAFPHAGGSASAYRAFSAALSPTVEVHTTQYPGRQDRMGEPIIDDLHTLSERLADIVSALPKPFALFGHSMGAIVAFEVARLLEARGLVPAALFVSARRGPDVLKEKAHHLADDDTFLAEVSRLGGTDPSIFDDPDIRALALPALRGDYKAVESYRYRPGPDVTCPVVALAGNADPVLDLPDIENWREHTSGPFETEVFEGGHFFLDDNLDAVSARILGRLTVSP from the coding sequence ATGGCAGGGCAGGATCTCCTCAGCTGGACACGGTGCTTCCATCCGGCACCCGCGGCCGAGATGCGGCTCGTCGCCTTCCCGCACGCCGGCGGCTCGGCGAGCGCGTACCGGGCGTTTTCGGCGGCTCTCTCGCCCACCGTCGAGGTGCACACCACCCAGTACCCAGGGCGGCAGGACCGCATGGGCGAGCCGATCATCGACGATCTGCACACCCTCTCCGAGCGGCTGGCGGACATCGTTTCCGCGCTTCCCAAGCCTTTCGCCCTCTTCGGCCACAGCATGGGCGCCATCGTCGCGTTCGAGGTCGCCCGGCTGCTCGAAGCGCGTGGCCTCGTTCCGGCGGCGCTGTTCGTCTCGGCCCGCCGCGGCCCGGACGTGCTCAAGGAGAAAGCGCACCATCTGGCCGACGACGACACCTTCCTCGCCGAGGTCAGCAGGCTCGGCGGCACGGACCCGTCGATCTTCGACGACCCGGACATCCGGGCCCTCGCGTTGCCCGCGTTGCGCGGCGACTACAAGGCCGTCGAGAGCTACCGCTACCGGCCCGGTCCCGACGTGACCTGCCCGGTCGTGGCGCTCGCCGGGAACGCGGACCCGGTCCTGGACCTGCCGGACATCGAAAACTGGCGCGAGCACACCTCCGGCCCGTTCGAGACGGAGGTGTTCGAGGGCGGGCACTTCTTCCTCGACGACAATCTGGACGCCGTCTCCGCGCGCATCCTCGGCAGGCTCACCGTCAGCCCCTGA
- a CDS encoding DUF6292 family protein codes for MTTSTPVPTEAGLDLMTRLNAYLEDVATALGIRMDSCTADLTGPVTARMRLNWRLPGFPERDVDLMWHEEHGWSAAVATHADDDHHVVVAYLGGRTVASQPRLVARFAETLRTGEHQDCWPGAPTLRTAGGSSALAKELSAWA; via the coding sequence GTGACCACCTCGACGCCCGTGCCCACGGAAGCAGGTCTGGATCTCATGACCAGGCTGAACGCCTATCTGGAGGACGTGGCCACGGCACTGGGGATACGGATGGATTCGTGCACGGCGGACCTCACCGGCCCGGTCACCGCCCGGATGAGGCTGAACTGGCGCCTTCCCGGCTTCCCCGAACGCGACGTCGACCTGATGTGGCACGAAGAGCACGGCTGGTCCGCCGCCGTGGCGACGCACGCGGACGACGACCACCATGTCGTCGTCGCGTACCTCGGCGGCCGGACGGTGGCTTCGCAGCCGCGGCTGGTGGCCCGGTTCGCCGAAACCCTGCGCACCGGTGAGCACCAGGACTGCTGGCCCGGTGCGCCGACACTGCGCACCGCCGGCGGATCGTCCGCGCTGGCCAAGGAACTTTCCGCCTGGGCCTGA
- a CDS encoding MarR family winged helix-turn-helix transcriptional regulator translates to MKSIDLGEDPLALERQVCFALSVASRSVIAIYRPLLEPHGLTHPQYLVMLALWERGPQAVKDLSIALRAEPATLSPLLKRLETIGYVTRRRSAEDERLLTVELTESGRALRAEAEKIPYRVVEKLGMEVSELEALHKALTRVIEATA, encoded by the coding sequence ATGAAGTCGATCGATCTGGGCGAGGATCCGCTCGCGTTGGAGCGTCAGGTGTGTTTCGCGCTGTCGGTCGCTTCGCGCAGCGTCATCGCCATCTATCGCCCGCTGCTGGAGCCCCACGGGCTCACCCATCCGCAGTACCTGGTCATGCTGGCGCTGTGGGAGCGGGGCCCGCAGGCGGTGAAGGACCTGAGCATCGCTCTGCGCGCCGAACCCGCGACGCTGTCACCGCTGCTCAAGCGGCTGGAGACGATCGGCTACGTCACCCGGCGGCGCAGCGCCGAAGACGAGCGGCTGCTGACGGTCGAGCTGACGGAATCCGGTCGCGCGTTGCGCGCGGAGGCGGAAAAGATCCCGTACCGCGTCGTGGAGAAGCTCGGAATGGAGGTCTCCGAGCTGGAGGCGCTGCACAAGGCCCTGACCCGAGTCATCGAAGCCACGGCTTGA
- a CDS encoding DUF5313 domain-containing protein encodes MPRKRPDVFRWLWYSLGGRLPERYHDWILHDATTGSWRRRHVARSTVMIAPLCAVWLLLPGPLPLRLAIVLMAALVAYFYSMAYMEESIEHRLTKNGFPPGIGRRTRAEATALAEADVTERYLARYRDQAGA; translated from the coding sequence ATGCCCCGCAAGCGCCCGGACGTGTTCCGCTGGCTGTGGTACTCACTCGGCGGCAGGCTGCCCGAGCGGTATCACGACTGGATCCTCCACGACGCGACCACCGGAAGCTGGCGACGGCGGCACGTCGCCCGCAGCACCGTCATGATCGCCCCGCTGTGCGCGGTGTGGCTGCTCCTGCCCGGCCCGCTCCCCCTGCGGCTGGCGATCGTGCTGATGGCCGCGCTCGTGGCGTACTTCTATTCGATGGCCTACATGGAGGAGAGCATCGAGCACCGGCTCACCAAGAACGGCTTCCCGCCGGGCATCGGCCGCCGGACCCGCGCGGAGGCCACCGCGCTCGCGGAAGCGGACGTCACCGAGCGGTATCTCGCGCGCTATCGCGACCAGGCGGGCGCCTGA